GTCTTCCAAGTAAGTATCGATTATGGCGGTGCAGTAAAGTGCTCCTAAGCTATCAAGATTCTACGCTAAGTAATCACCTTTCTCACTCATTTTTAGGTCAGAAAAACCACTGGTGCTGATGCAAATTCGTACTTCGCGATGAAGGTGTTAAAAAAAGCTTCGATAGTTAGAAATCAAAAAGACACAGCCCACACACGCGCCGAGCGAAATATATTAGAAGCCGTCAGGGTAGGGGTCGATAAAAAATGATTCAATGGCGAAAGGATGATGTCTAATGGCAGGGGTTCTTCTTTCCGATTTGTTTTAGCATCCATTCATAGTAGAGCTAGTGTACGCCTTCCAGACCGGTGGCAAGTTGTATTTAATCCTAGAATACTTGAGCGGTGGCGAGCTGTTCATGCATTTAGAGCGTGAGGGTATATTCTTGGAGGACACTGCATGGTGCGTACCGCCGAAACCGTTTGTCCGAAGATTTCAACGATTGTAAAAAAACTCCCTAACATGAACTGTTCGGTTTCGTTGGCAGCTTTTACCTATGTGAAATTATTCTGGCCCTGGAACACCTGCACAATCTTGGCATCATCTATCGGGATCTGAAACCGGAAAATGTGCTACTCGATGCGAAGGGTCACGTGAAgctaacagatttcggtctcTGCAAGGAACACATCCAGGAGGGCATTGTAACGCACACGTTCTGCGGTACGATCGAGTACATGTGagtggattttgttttcattctcaATCAATGTCCTGCCGTATGGGTGGTGTATTACATGTCTAATGGAACTGCTTTCACTCTTCGCTATAGGGCACCGGAAATATTAACTCGTAGCGGACATGGTAAAGCGGTCGATTGGTGGTCACTGGGTGCCCTTATGTACGATATGTTAACGGGAACGGTAAGCTTAACCGAGCGCCAATGATGTAGCAATGTGTCGATAGTGTATTGAGAGCGTATCTGTGTGAATATGTGCCAATTACAGCCACCATTCTGTGCGGACAATCGAAAGAAAACGGTCGATGCTATACTGAAGGACAAGCTCAACATTCCGGGCTATCTGACACCGGATTCGCGCGATCTAATTCGCCGGTTGATGAAGCGTCAAGTGTCGCAGCGTCTCGGCAGTGGACCGACCGATGGGCAGGCGGTAAGGGCACATCCATTCTTCAAGAACGTCAACTGGGATGATGTTGTGAAGAGAAGGCTTGATCCACCAATCAAACCTGTTTTGGTAAGTGTCGAAAGAGAGGGATTGTTGAGCGTTgaaaggaaaagtgtttttacGGTGCTCTTCTTATCAACAGGCCAGTGAGGATGATGTGTCACAGTTCGATACCAAGTTTACGAAAGAGATTCCTGTAGATTCGCCCGATGAAACAACGCTGAGTGAGAGTGTCAATCTAATCTTCCAGGTGAgaaaaaatgttgctttttcgaCACCGATCGTGGCTgaaaataacacataaaaacacattttaatcGCATAATGTTTTCGCTTACGCTCGCTCACTCGCTCGTCAGGGTTTCACGTATGTCGCTCCTTCCGTGCTAGAGGAAATGCAGACGCGAATCACAACACCACGATCGCCCCGTCGAATGCCGCGTCACCATCACGGCCATCATCTACATCAGCACCATCCACACAATCACCATCACGGTGGCGCTGGTAGTTCTGCCGGAGCGCACGGTGCAGGCAGCAGTCGAATGATGGAGAATGGTGGTGCGTGGAAGATGGCACCCCATCAAAACCTGCACAATCATCATCCGCACgtgcatcagcagcaacgGGTGGGACAGATGGTACCACCGAACCAGCAACAATCAGTCGGCCAACCGGCTCAACCACACAATCAGACGCAACCGAACCAGGCCGGTGTTAGTGGCGGTCCGCCCGGCAGCAGACCGTTCAATGCCGCCTCAATCTCCCGACGAACGCCACCACATCTGCAACCGTTTGCACCGAGACCCTCGCCACAGGACGAAATGATGGATGTGTATCCGGAAATGTCCATCTCTTAGTGAGTAGCGGGTCGTGTGCCGGCAGTAcgaactagagatgagaatgacaactctttttagtgagtcaactcagagtgaatgagtcgttattatgagtcagctcgtttaacgattcatttcggagtcataaaaaaccccccggcataaacgtataagttaaaGTTCggccattttactcactcatgagtgtaagcatgtagccgtggtgagtcgaattgcaaaaagagtaaacacTACTTTAGTTGcgatttttagattttttcttatttttttcttattttttgttcttttttatttaaagcattatttgagtgaaaagaaacttatttcaaccaattcgcattgaaataaatgcatttataaaatttttcaaaattactcaaaaaaacgtaaggggtaagccttatgaaattttcgagttgaaaattttttttaaatttttttgttattttctatccttttctcaatttaaagcattatttaagtgaagagaaacttattgcacgaattcgcattaaaatttatcgagtttaaaatttttgctaaatttccccaaaaaaatcgtaaggggtaagccttatgaaattttcgagttgaaatttgttttgttattttttatcgttttctcaatttaaggcattatttaagtgaagagaaacttattgcacgaattcgcattataatttattgagtttcaaattttttgctaaatttccccaaaaaaatcgtaaggggtaagccttatgaaattttcgagttgatttttttttcagctcatttttgttttaactcactcgcacattttcgtttcaactcacgttttttactctttttgcgactcgactcaccacggctacatgcttacactcatgagtgagtgagtgaaaaaagagtcgctaaaactcctcgtggtgagtgaacgaaactcgttcaatacaacgtttcaactatctatctcactcttactcactttgcacatctctagtacgaacgaagaagcgtccgtgtgtgtattaattgaataacaatgtctttttcttccactttcgTTTTAGGCCAACGTTGGAAGATTATAGCAGTTATAGAAAATTTGTCACCTAAACATGTGCAGTCCAGCGTGACACACCCATATTAATGATGAAGGTGATGATGGGTTGGAGCTGTACAGAAAGCAGCATAAACGCTCATCTCCAAACTAATACTAACCCCGGTAGTCTAGCGTAAACAATAGGAAAAAGCAAATTATTCTAGAAGCGAATGAGGGGAATGTAAGTTAGTGAAAATATAACGACAAAACAGTAGGGAAGTGAGGGTGCAACAAAATCACCAAGAAAGTGTAAACTAGAATAACAAATTTTCCTCTCAAACATTTGGTTTCGCAGCAGTAGCACCTGTTGAAGCTGTTTCCTTGCAGGCTAGAGCaaatttgggttttttctcctctttctctctctctctgtaacAAAATTCCTGTTTTTACTATACAAAATTCGTTGATTACGCGTTGCCCAATCGTTACCAAATGCTACGTTAGCGCAATGTTTTAAGAACGTTTATGTTTTGCACcttattttaaaatgcttcGACTCAGGCGACTCAGGCAGATTTTGAAGGGAAGCTCCCCCAACATCCTATAGCCAAATCAATCCAGGAACGTAGGCAGGCAGGCAAGCTAGGCTCATTCAGCAATTTGGCATGCTTTTAAGGAAAGGTACCCGGTAGTGTTACGAATCAATCAACTAACGAATGGTGCAGATACGACGTTTTACACGAGAATAACGAGCCACGTGTTGCTGAATAGGATACGGAGCGTAGCAGAGCTGTtgtttattacttttattCTACGCTCTTTCGACACTTTTGTGCTGCATGAGACGAATAGTTTATGTATGCagattaacaatttttttttttgggacatatttagaaatatttttgatgtGTTGATATGAAGCTTTTATTATGTatctattttcatttgttccaCACGATATGTTTTTCGAACACGGTTCGCAGAtattattgataaaaaaattactattaaattacTAGAAACTTTGCTTCACAAAATGATAGCAGGCTAGAAGGGAAATTATTGATTTCATTGCAATACGACATTGTGAGAATTGGGGTGGCAAAGGTAGGCTTGCCCTACTCGAGGGTGGCatattttgagattttttgtaaggaaagtttaattaaaatttgtttataaattgtaTTATAAAGTGTGCTTGCACTCAAACCCCTGTTCTTCCggatcatttgatgccgcaagCACTACATTTACTTGGTGCGGCAAATTTTACACTCGCAAATATTATTAACTACAGTGAAcgcatagcaaaaaaaaacaccagggAATGAGCTTGAGGCAAGCGCGAACTTTAGATAACGAATCGTAAAAGATGCATTTTCAACACATAAAGCAAACAGCGAGCAATG
The DNA window shown above is from Anopheles funestus chromosome 3RL, idAnoFuneDA-416_04, whole genome shotgun sequence and carries:
- the LOC125771303 gene encoding ribosomal protein S6 kinase beta-2 isoform X1; the encoded protein is MAGVFDLELHEEEDLHDSDDDVIEIEDVDLEPELHINTNLDTEGSETIPLSEDIVNPGRIKLGPQDFELKKVLGKGGYGKVFQVRKTTGADANSYFAMKVLKKASIVRNQKDTAHTRAERNILEAVRHPFIVELVYAFQTGGKLYLILEYLSGGELFMHLEREGIFLEDTACFYLCEIILALEHLHNLGIIYRDLKPENVLLDAKGHVKLTDFGLCKEHIQEGIVTHTFCGTIEYMAPEILTRSGHGKAVDWWSLGALMYDMLTGTPPFCADNRKKTVDAILKDKLNIPGYLTPDSRDLIRRLMKRQVSQRLGSGPTDGQAVRAHPFFKNVNWDDVVKRRLDPPIKPVLASEDDVSQFDTKFTKEIPVDSPDETTLSESVNLIFQGFTYVAPSVLEEMQTRITTPRSPRRMPRHHHGHHLHQHHPHNHHHGGAGSSAGAHGAGSSRMMENGGAWKMAPHQNLHNHHPHVHQQQRVGQMVPPNQQQSVGQPAQPHNQTQPNQAGVSGGPPGSRPFNAASISRRTPPHLQPFAPRPSPQDEMMDVYPEMSIS
- the LOC125771303 gene encoding ribosomal protein S6 kinase beta-2 isoform X2, translated to MKVLKKASIVRNQKDTAHTRAERNILEAVRHPFIVELVYAFQTGGKLYLILEYLSGGELFMHLEREGIFLEDTACFYLCEIILALEHLHNLGIIYRDLKPENVLLDAKGHVKLTDFGLCKEHIQEGIVTHTFCGTIEYMAPEILTRSGHGKAVDWWSLGALMYDMLTGTPPFCADNRKKTVDAILKDKLNIPGYLTPDSRDLIRRLMKRQVSQRLGSGPTDGQAVRAHPFFKNVNWDDVVKRRLDPPIKPVLASEDDVSQFDTKFTKEIPVDSPDETTLSESVNLIFQGFTYVAPSVLEEMQTRITTPRSPRRMPRHHHGHHLHQHHPHNHHHGGAGSSAGAHGAGSSRMMENGGAWKMAPHQNLHNHHPHVHQQQRVGQMVPPNQQQSVGQPAQPHNQTQPNQAGVSGGPPGSRPFNAASISRRTPPHLQPFAPRPSPQDEMMDVYPEMSIS